In a single window of the Pseudobacteriovorax antillogorgiicola genome:
- the rpoZ gene encoding DNA-directed RNA polymerase subunit omega, with protein MARVSIEDCLEHIENRFALVSVASHRTRQLMEGKAPLVKTKNKEAVTALREIAEGLVLASADSETQKVAPEMQANPLEAVLSSES; from the coding sequence ATGGCCCGCGTTTCAATTGAAGATTGTTTAGAGCACATCGAAAACCGCTTCGCATTGGTCTCTGTGGCATCGCACAGAACTCGCCAATTGATGGAAGGAAAGGCTCCTCTGGTTAAGACAAAAAATAAGGAAGCTGTCACGGCATTGCGTGAGATTGCCGAAGGGCTCGTTTTGGCATCTGCGGACTCTGAGACCCAAAAAGTTGCGCCTGAAATGCAGGCAAATCCTCTTGAGGCAGTTCTGTCGTCTGAAAGCTAG
- a CDS encoding tetratricopeptide repeat protein, producing the protein MNKIQAFNECVFICDQSSWVWNTTSHFLDIHKIPYIHLSSDVSVRKSWSRIGESPKILIHWESRFRHGGAIVEELLAVSPKFELEDRLIVICSDPSPEDRVYLEELKIHNVVTLRNNQFDIRNSYQDLKAYFFRDPSSSCKHQKVWRKLFLSLKALNQKTSDDHIRKVEGYLHRVGSLDQHSSERYFHALGLYHYRLGRSLDASRHWQKALDINPNYSPSREAMVELYCDEGKYQKALGMLKQMQARNKNNVARLVRMGEIHLSMNDNVKAEHYFCSALNKDRYCGGALNGLATIRFEQGKLDESRQLLAQSSIAYQIASKLNEKGIKMVREAQYEKALEHYTKAHYVLPQQDKGPMLFYNIGLCYSRWGRAKPAQQFLQLALIKEPNYKKAQKLLNQLRDPAEAA; encoded by the coding sequence ATGAATAAGATTCAAGCGTTTAACGAATGCGTTTTTATCTGCGATCAATCAAGCTGGGTTTGGAACACCACATCGCATTTCCTGGACATCCATAAAATCCCTTACATTCATCTATCATCTGATGTTTCTGTCCGAAAGAGCTGGTCCCGTATCGGGGAAAGCCCAAAGATCCTGATCCATTGGGAATCTCGCTTTCGTCACGGCGGCGCGATCGTAGAAGAGCTTCTTGCTGTGTCTCCCAAGTTTGAACTAGAGGACCGGCTGATTGTGATCTGCTCCGACCCTTCTCCAGAAGACCGAGTCTATCTGGAAGAGCTTAAAATCCACAATGTCGTTACTCTTCGAAATAATCAATTCGATATTCGCAACTCATACCAGGATTTGAAGGCATACTTCTTTAGAGACCCTAGTAGCTCGTGTAAGCACCAGAAAGTCTGGCGCAAGCTATTTTTAAGCTTGAAAGCCCTGAACCAAAAGACCTCTGACGATCACATTAGAAAGGTCGAGGGCTATCTCCATCGAGTTGGATCACTCGATCAGCACAGCTCCGAGCGTTACTTTCACGCATTAGGACTCTACCACTATCGCCTGGGGCGGAGCCTTGATGCCAGCCGCCATTGGCAAAAAGCCCTCGATATCAACCCCAACTATTCCCCTTCACGGGAAGCTATGGTCGAATTGTACTGTGATGAAGGCAAGTATCAGAAAGCCCTTGGAATGTTGAAGCAAATGCAGGCTCGTAATAAAAATAACGTCGCTCGCCTGGTGCGGATGGGCGAGATTCACTTATCCATGAATGACAACGTTAAAGCTGAGCACTATTTTTGTTCGGCACTTAACAAAGACCGCTACTGCGGAGGAGCTCTCAATGGCCTTGCGACCATTCGCTTTGAGCAAGGCAAGCTTGACGAGAGTCGACAACTGCTAGCGCAGTCATCCATTGCCTACCAAATTGCATCCAAGCTGAATGAAAAAGGCATAAAAATGGTGCGAGAAGCACAATATGAGAAGGCTCTCGAACATTATACAAAGGCACATTACGTCTTGCCCCAGCAAGACAAAGGCCCCATGCTGTTCTACAACATCGGCCTCTGTTACTCGCGATGGGGCCGAGCAAAGCCTGCCCAGCAATTTCTGCAACTCGCATTGATCAAGGAACCAAATTACAAGAAGGCACAAAAGCTCCTTAACCAGCTAAGAGATCCTGCCGAGGCTGCTTAG
- a CDS encoding GGDEF domain-containing protein — protein sequence MADDKTVIADPGASIFNPPKKSPACFVQYSGTNLGKRYVLDQKEMVVGRSPNVQIVINEQSVSRNHAQCTAVGDSISIADLGSSNGTYVNDEKISTAYSLRDGDIIRLGNIVFKFFAQGNVENVFHDKIYRMATIDGGTQTFNKKYLIEALESEFKFSRTYSRPLSLIYFDLDFFKKVNDTYGHNVGDFILKEAANLVKSIIRKDDIFCRFGGEEFVILLPATDAKTAYELAERIRTTCESHSFETEGHAIKQTISLGVSQLNPSMSSPKDLLEDADKKLYQSKTNGRNQVTI from the coding sequence ATGGCTGATGATAAGACCGTTATCGCAGACCCCGGTGCTAGTATATTCAATCCACCGAAAAAGTCTCCCGCGTGTTTCGTTCAGTATAGCGGAACTAATTTAGGTAAGCGCTACGTGCTGGACCAAAAAGAAATGGTCGTCGGCCGTTCACCCAATGTTCAGATCGTGATCAATGAGCAGAGTGTGTCGCGAAATCACGCCCAATGCACGGCTGTCGGAGACTCTATATCAATAGCCGATCTGGGTAGTTCCAATGGCACCTATGTCAATGATGAGAAGATCTCCACAGCATACTCCCTCCGAGATGGCGATATTATCCGCCTAGGCAACATTGTGTTCAAGTTCTTCGCTCAAGGTAATGTTGAAAATGTTTTCCATGATAAGATCTATCGCATGGCAACCATTGATGGCGGTACCCAGACATTCAATAAGAAATATCTGATTGAAGCCTTGGAATCTGAATTTAAATTCAGTCGCACCTACAGCCGCCCCCTGTCACTAATCTACTTCGACTTAGATTTCTTTAAGAAAGTCAATGATACCTACGGGCATAATGTGGGTGATTTCATCTTGAAAGAAGCTGCAAATCTCGTGAAATCAATTATCCGCAAGGACGATATATTTTGCCGCTTTGGAGGCGAGGAGTTTGTCATCCTCTTGCCTGCGACAGATGCGAAAACCGCGTACGAACTTGCAGAACGGATTCGTACCACCTGCGAGTCTCATTCGTTTGAGACCGAAGGTCATGCGATCAAGCAAACGATTTCTCTAGGTGTTTCCCAGCTCAACCCCAGTATGTCGTCACCGAAGGATTTGCTCGAAGATGCTGATAAGAAACTCTATCAATCAAAAACCAATGGCCGCAACCAGGTTACGATCTAG
- a CDS encoding UDP-glucose dehydrogenase family protein: MRVVMVGTGYVGLVSGTCLSEVGHNVACVDLNEEKIKLLKDGTSPIYEPGLENLIRRNMEHDRLTFTTRISEVLGNADVAFIAVGTPEGEDGSADVRYVEAVAESIGKLVERNLMVVVKSTVPVGTCDLVEETIQKQLAQRQSNVKVTVASNPEFLKEGDAIGDFMKPDRIIVGLNDPEGQAVFRDLYGPFVLDDQGKLLFMDRRSSELTKYGANSMLATRISFMNELSLLCERLGADIDKVRQGIGTDPRIGKKFLYAGPGYGGSCFPKDVAALLKTGEKNAVELEVLNAVTRANVAQKNRAADKIIAHFKDLNGKRIAVWGLAFKPGTDDVREAPAKTIIQKLLDQGAYVVAHDPQGQGNFAREFGDHERLVYADSSYEALRGADAMVLVTEWSEYRRPNWDKAADMMAGKVVFDLRNQYQSQELHDRGYHYECMGRPDSKLLS, translated from the coding sequence ATGCGCGTTGTAATGGTTGGTACTGGCTATGTTGGCTTGGTTTCCGGAACTTGTTTGTCGGAAGTTGGTCATAATGTCGCATGTGTGGACCTGAATGAGGAAAAAATCAAGCTCCTCAAGGACGGCACCTCGCCAATCTACGAACCAGGGTTGGAAAACCTCATCCGGCGCAACATGGAGCACGACCGGCTTACATTTACCACCAGGATCAGCGAAGTTTTAGGTAACGCTGATGTAGCATTTATTGCGGTTGGTACCCCTGAGGGGGAAGACGGCTCGGCAGACGTTCGCTATGTGGAAGCCGTAGCTGAATCCATCGGCAAGCTGGTTGAGCGTAATCTCATGGTTGTTGTGAAATCGACGGTTCCCGTGGGAACTTGCGATCTGGTTGAGGAAACGATTCAGAAGCAGCTGGCCCAGCGTCAGTCAAATGTGAAAGTTACTGTCGCTTCTAATCCAGAGTTTTTGAAAGAAGGTGATGCCATTGGCGACTTTATGAAGCCTGATCGCATTATCGTTGGCCTAAACGATCCAGAAGGCCAGGCTGTTTTTAGAGACCTCTACGGACCGTTTGTACTTGATGATCAAGGCAAGCTCCTGTTTATGGATCGCCGATCGAGTGAGCTAACAAAATACGGCGCGAACTCGATGCTCGCGACACGTATCTCTTTTATGAACGAGCTATCCCTTCTATGTGAAAGACTGGGTGCGGATATCGATAAGGTTCGCCAGGGAATTGGCACTGACCCTCGCATTGGCAAAAAGTTCCTTTATGCTGGCCCTGGGTATGGCGGCTCATGCTTCCCGAAAGATGTAGCAGCACTTCTTAAGACGGGAGAAAAGAACGCGGTCGAACTCGAAGTCCTTAACGCAGTAACCCGAGCGAACGTTGCCCAGAAGAATCGAGCTGCAGATAAGATTATTGCCCACTTCAAAGACTTGAACGGCAAGCGAATCGCCGTGTGGGGGCTTGCATTTAAGCCCGGCACCGACGATGTTCGAGAAGCGCCTGCAAAAACCATCATTCAAAAACTTTTGGATCAAGGTGCCTATGTGGTTGCCCATGACCCCCAGGGGCAAGGTAATTTTGCGCGGGAGTTTGGTGATCATGAGCGACTTGTTTATGCGGACTCATCTTACGAAGCTCTCCGAGGTGCGGATGCGATGGTGCTTGTTACCGAGTGGAGCGAGTATCGGCGTCCCAACTGGGATAAGGCAGCTGATATGATGGCTGGCAAAGTTGTTTTCGATCTGCGCAATCAGTACCAATCACAGGAATTACACGATCGCGGCTACCACTACGAATGTATGGGGCGCCCCGATTCTAAACTTCTATCGTAG
- a CDS encoding dihydrolipoyl dehydrogenase family protein, which translates to MSDTYNLVVIGAGSGGLISSLIGAAVKAKVALIEKNKMGGDCLNYGCVPSKAIIKSARFVQEIKRHKDYGIKEASFELDFSEVMERVQDKIKRIEPHDSVERYTSLGVECFQGEAEIIDAHTVKVGDKVLKTKNIVLAMGASPFVPPIKNIDSVEYLTSENLWDIRELPKRLVILGGGPIGCEMAQAFNRLGSEVTQVEMADRILPREDDDIAKFVIDRMREEGVQILHKTAAKEVTQENGENLLLCDAPGGQKKIPFDKILIAVGRKANTQGVDWQRLGIDLNPNGTIKVDEYLRSTKKNIYACGDIAGPYQFTHVASHQAWYCSVNALFSPFKKFKVDYRVISWVTFTDPEIAQVGMNEKAAKEAGVPYEVYTYDMTELDRAITESEDYGMIKVLTKPGTDKIIGATIVSHLAGELIGEFVTAMKYNIGLNKILGTIHAYPTFIEANKGVAGVWKRATAPQWALSILEKFHKMRR; encoded by the coding sequence ATGAGTGATACGTATAATCTTGTTGTTATTGGCGCCGGTTCAGGGGGCTTGATCAGCTCCTTAATTGGGGCAGCTGTAAAGGCTAAAGTTGCTCTCATTGAAAAAAATAAGATGGGTGGTGACTGTCTTAATTATGGCTGTGTACCCTCGAAGGCCATCATTAAATCTGCGCGATTTGTTCAAGAAATCAAACGACACAAAGACTACGGGATAAAAGAAGCAAGCTTCGAACTTGATTTTTCTGAAGTGATGGAGCGAGTCCAAGACAAGATCAAACGGATTGAGCCTCACGATAGTGTGGAGCGCTATACCAGTTTGGGAGTTGAGTGCTTCCAGGGTGAAGCTGAGATCATTGATGCTCATACGGTGAAAGTGGGCGACAAGGTTCTCAAGACGAAGAATATTGTTCTTGCAATGGGTGCCTCGCCGTTCGTGCCGCCGATCAAAAATATTGATTCCGTTGAGTACCTAACTTCAGAAAATCTGTGGGACATTCGTGAATTGCCCAAGCGTCTTGTGATCTTGGGTGGTGGGCCGATTGGCTGTGAAATGGCACAAGCCTTCAATCGGCTCGGTTCCGAGGTGACCCAAGTTGAGATGGCTGATCGCATTCTGCCCCGAGAAGACGATGATATTGCGAAATTCGTGATTGATCGCATGAGAGAGGAAGGGGTTCAGATTCTACACAAAACCGCAGCAAAAGAAGTCACTCAAGAGAATGGCGAGAATCTACTTCTCTGTGATGCACCGGGCGGTCAGAAGAAGATTCCCTTTGATAAAATACTCATCGCAGTGGGTCGAAAAGCGAATACCCAAGGAGTTGATTGGCAAAGGCTTGGGATTGATTTAAACCCCAACGGTACCATCAAAGTCGATGAATACCTTCGGTCTACCAAAAAGAACATTTACGCCTGTGGTGATATCGCCGGACCTTATCAGTTTACCCATGTGGCTTCTCATCAAGCCTGGTATTGCTCGGTCAACGCCCTATTTTCTCCGTTTAAAAAGTTTAAAGTGGATTACCGGGTGATTTCTTGGGTGACCTTTACCGACCCTGAGATTGCCCAAGTAGGGATGAACGAAAAGGCCGCGAAAGAGGCGGGCGTCCCCTACGAAGTTTACACCTATGACATGACCGAATTGGACCGTGCGATCACAGAGTCAGAAGACTACGGAATGATCAAAGTTCTTACCAAACCGGGAACCGATAAAATCATCGGGGCGACGATTGTCTCTCACCTCGCTGGTGAATTGATTGGCGAGTTTGTGACAGCCATGAAGTATAATATCGGACTCAATAAGATCCTAGGCACCATTCACGCTTATCCTACGTTTATCGAAGCCAACAAAGGGGTCGCTGGTGTCTGGAAGAGAGCTACAGCTCCTCAATGGGCGCTATCAATTCTCGAAAAGTTTCATAAGATGCGTCGGTAA
- a CDS encoding DNA recombination protein RmuC, whose protein sequence is MELLLGLCLGILLSLCVFLIYLRRKDQAIAMLQQERDSLDAELVVEKKLHEERKAMFASLEERLNQSFKSISSDVLSNSNRGFMQLAESVLSKYEEKAVQRFDNKEDAIGKLIEPIHKSLDHFNDHVHAIEKQRMVAYQSVKEQIDSLKDAHQSLMTETSRLAGALKSPTARGRWGEVQLRRVVELAGMLAHCDFMEQASLDADQKRLRPDMLVQLPGERLIAVDAKVPLQAYLEAMEEQDYDRRKAYLSKHAQQVKRQIMDLSKKSYWSAFEGSPEFVILFLPGESFFAAALEADSSLIELGAEQRVVVATPTTLIALLRTVALAWRQETLAANSKHIARLGKDLHQRVCDFSYHMADMGKHLKNSVGSYNKAVGTLETRLLVTTRKFKSLGIEEGKKEAAEVLPLDVDTRPLTDPSLF, encoded by the coding sequence ATGGAGCTTTTACTTGGCCTTTGTTTAGGCATCTTGCTTAGTTTGTGCGTCTTTTTGATATATTTGAGGCGAAAGGATCAAGCCATTGCAATGCTCCAGCAGGAGCGGGACAGCCTCGATGCGGAGCTTGTTGTGGAAAAAAAACTCCACGAAGAGCGCAAGGCTATGTTTGCCTCTTTGGAAGAGCGCCTGAATCAATCGTTTAAATCCATATCGAGCGATGTTTTAAGCAACAGCAACCGCGGCTTTATGCAGCTGGCTGAGTCTGTGCTTTCTAAATATGAAGAAAAAGCGGTGCAGCGCTTTGATAATAAAGAAGATGCCATCGGGAAGCTCATTGAACCGATCCATAAGTCCCTCGATCATTTTAACGATCATGTCCATGCTATCGAAAAGCAACGAATGGTTGCCTACCAAAGTGTCAAGGAGCAGATCGATTCTCTAAAAGATGCCCATCAGTCATTGATGACAGAAACCAGTCGCCTCGCTGGTGCGTTAAAGTCTCCGACAGCCCGAGGCCGGTGGGGTGAGGTGCAGCTTAGAAGAGTTGTAGAGCTAGCAGGGATGCTGGCTCACTGCGATTTTATGGAGCAGGCATCCTTGGATGCGGACCAAAAACGCCTCCGGCCTGATATGCTGGTTCAGCTACCGGGAGAAAGGCTTATCGCCGTCGATGCGAAAGTGCCTTTGCAAGCCTATCTGGAAGCGATGGAGGAACAGGACTACGATCGCCGCAAAGCTTACTTGAGCAAGCATGCTCAGCAGGTGAAGCGTCAGATCATGGATCTCTCTAAGAAGTCCTATTGGTCTGCTTTTGAAGGCTCTCCAGAATTTGTCATTCTGTTTCTGCCTGGAGAATCGTTCTTTGCAGCAGCGCTGGAAGCAGATTCCAGTTTGATTGAACTTGGCGCTGAGCAAAGGGTAGTGGTCGCTACGCCGACGACTTTGATTGCCCTCCTGAGGACGGTAGCCTTGGCCTGGCGTCAGGAGACTCTTGCGGCCAATTCCAAGCATATTGCTCGCTTGGGTAAAGATCTACATCAAAGGGTCTGCGACTTTTCTTATCATATGGCCGACATGGGTAAACATCTGAAGAACAGTGTCGGTTCTTACAATAAAGCTGTGGGTACCTTGGAAACGCGGCTGCTAGTAACGACTCGCAAATTTAAGAGCTTGGGAATTGAAGAGGGGAAGAAAGAGGCAGCTGAAGTTCTGCCTTTGGATGTGGATACGCGTCCCCTCACTGATCCGTCTCTATTCTGA
- the xseB gene encoding exodeoxyribonuclease VII small subunit, with the protein MKESLKYQTMLEEVEGIVKEMSSPDLDLDQMVNKVERGYELIQLMRDRLQQTKAKVEDLHAKYDGSE; encoded by the coding sequence ATGAAAGAATCTTTGAAGTATCAAACCATGCTTGAAGAGGTAGAAGGCATCGTCAAAGAGATGTCCTCACCAGACCTAGACCTAGACCAAATGGTCAACAAGGTCGAGCGAGGCTACGAACTTATCCAGCTCATGCGTGACCGTCTACAGCAAACCAAAGCCAAAGTCGAAGACCTACACGCTAAGTATGATGGCTCAGAATAG
- the xseA gene encoding exodeoxyribonuclease VII large subunit: MAIYYRQVDDIIIVSGKTYPYKDIIKSCGGRFQGGDKVWAIPINDAALTEIKALCKRVGGGPLKIQSPHQNKQPQPKAPVSADEPGSVKVDGLSISELMTRVHLHIQQGFPRAEWVIGEIQSLSRRHTGTYLQLADFKEGASKSATMTVNATLWRSTQEALNRKLKESLDDILQEGMKIRALVQVGFYKDRGSISLNILDIDPNFTKGALALAREKLLKELRSQGLDRKNKQLEGSIFPFKIGLLSAEGSRAKSDFLDQLRAYGFPGQVAFIPSQMQGEKTVEAVIQGIKRLEQMSCDYIVITRGGGSNADLRWFDDRGIAMAVAHSDTPIVAAIGHHDDICIAEEIAFRREKTPTAAADFILSCFATANERLQQGSQRLLGLATEILNQKAQQQIQLSESLRSFSQGYLSQMSEHITYMSSQIQAQYHRSTQSVEAKLNQQARSLAMLSQKHVARHQQFAQQVRFSLRERINSYINTLERGIDQSQGKLKIKAFDSINRQEQMLQQHYTFMVAKDPTPWLKQGWTQLVQNQKQIKRISDLDQSQPLQTRLLDGRLHLTIQSIEKDI, encoded by the coding sequence TTGGCGATCTACTACAGACAAGTCGATGATATAATTATAGTTTCTGGTAAGACTTACCCATACAAAGACATTATAAAATCCTGCGGTGGACGCTTCCAAGGTGGCGACAAGGTTTGGGCGATCCCTATCAACGACGCCGCTTTGACTGAAATCAAGGCCCTTTGCAAGCGTGTCGGGGGAGGCCCACTTAAAATCCAAAGCCCTCACCAGAACAAACAGCCACAGCCAAAAGCTCCTGTTTCGGCTGACGAACCGGGCTCTGTTAAGGTAGACGGTTTATCTATTTCCGAGCTGATGACCCGGGTCCATCTTCACATACAACAGGGCTTTCCTAGAGCTGAATGGGTGATAGGCGAGATCCAAAGCCTGAGCAGGCGGCACACCGGTACCTATTTGCAGCTCGCTGACTTTAAAGAAGGCGCTTCTAAATCTGCAACTATGACCGTGAATGCTACTCTATGGCGTTCCACTCAAGAGGCCCTCAACCGCAAGCTCAAAGAGTCCCTCGATGATATACTTCAGGAGGGCATGAAGATTAGGGCTTTGGTCCAGGTGGGTTTTTACAAGGATCGCGGTTCCATTAGCCTCAACATTCTGGACATCGATCCTAACTTCACCAAAGGCGCTCTAGCGCTCGCCAGGGAGAAGCTTCTTAAGGAGCTCCGAAGCCAAGGCCTTGATCGCAAGAACAAACAGCTAGAAGGCTCCATATTTCCATTTAAGATAGGCCTCCTCAGTGCAGAAGGTTCCCGAGCCAAAAGCGATTTTCTCGACCAATTGCGAGCCTACGGATTCCCTGGCCAGGTTGCCTTTATCCCATCTCAAATGCAGGGCGAGAAAACTGTTGAGGCGGTTATCCAAGGGATAAAACGCCTGGAGCAGATGAGCTGTGACTACATTGTCATCACCCGCGGAGGCGGCAGTAACGCTGATCTAAGGTGGTTCGATGATCGTGGTATCGCTATGGCCGTTGCCCATAGCGACACCCCTATTGTTGCAGCTATTGGTCACCACGATGATATTTGTATCGCTGAGGAAATTGCATTTAGGCGGGAAAAGACTCCGACAGCGGCCGCAGACTTTATCCTATCGTGCTTTGCTACAGCCAATGAACGACTGCAACAAGGCTCCCAACGGCTTCTCGGTCTTGCCACAGAGATCCTGAATCAAAAAGCCCAGCAGCAGATCCAGCTTTCAGAATCGCTGCGCTCCTTTAGCCAAGGCTATCTGAGCCAGATGTCGGAACATATCACCTATATGTCAAGCCAAATCCAGGCTCAGTACCACCGCTCGACCCAAAGCGTGGAGGCCAAGCTCAACCAGCAGGCTCGCTCACTGGCCATGTTGAGCCAAAAGCATGTAGCGCGTCATCAGCAGTTTGCTCAGCAAGTGCGATTTTCGCTGCGAGAGCGCATTAACAGCTATATAAACACCCTAGAGAGGGGTATCGATCAAAGTCAGGGCAAGCTCAAGATCAAGGCTTTCGACTCGATCAATCGCCAAGAGCAAATGCTCCAGCAACATTATACGTTTATGGTAGCCAAGGACCCCACGCCTTGGCTCAAACAAGGCTGGACTCAGCTCGTTCAAAACCAAAAGCAAATTAAACGCATCTCTGACCTCGACCAGAGCCAGCCGCTCCAAACCAGGCTGCTCGATGGCAGGCTGCATCTGACTATTCAATCCATTGAAAAGGACATATAG
- a CDS encoding dynamin family protein, with amino-acid sequence MNYKENYYESLRRELVAVVEQKMSPVALKYGYSQTGLEEKIKWRPVVLLLGNYSSGKSTLINELLGQPVQKTGQAPTDDSFTVITYNEDDEREDRDGMVLLNDPEFPFSSLKKQGKRFASHFKLKKVKSPFLESLALIDTPGMLDSVSERDRGYDYQEVIGEFANIADLILILFDPHKAGTIRETYESLRKTIPKSTYEDRVLFVLNRVDECENLNDLLRVYGTLCWNLSQMTGRKDIPHIHFTYSSENANPPEFLGLLQNQRAELKQNILKAPKHRLDHLATYIEDHSEKLSHFLEAIIQYGRKKRLLMLQLTLLGLLVSGLFGGLVFWLLSSSDLSASLSREAIPFLGSGAALVSLIAWVVVVEMFFVKRFYRATLADPEDLTPLYDQHRRDNWERVEDRVKAYLEKSRGKVSLFALQRDFRSIRRSAKKAAKDVRAALTEYNGLKANGETLVLSSSDET; translated from the coding sequence ATGAACTACAAAGAAAATTACTACGAATCTCTCCGGCGCGAGCTGGTGGCTGTGGTCGAGCAAAAGATGAGCCCTGTGGCGCTCAAGTATGGCTATAGCCAAACAGGGCTGGAAGAGAAGATTAAATGGCGACCCGTTGTCCTGCTCCTTGGAAACTATTCATCAGGGAAGTCGACGCTGATCAACGAACTCCTGGGGCAGCCCGTTCAAAAAACGGGCCAGGCACCTACTGATGATTCCTTCACGGTCATCACATATAATGAGGACGATGAGCGCGAGGATCGTGACGGTATGGTGCTGCTCAACGATCCCGAGTTTCCATTTTCATCACTTAAAAAACAAGGCAAACGCTTTGCTTCGCACTTCAAGCTAAAAAAGGTCAAGTCTCCATTTTTAGAAAGCCTAGCTTTGATTGATACTCCTGGGATGCTCGACAGTGTTTCAGAACGGGATCGCGGCTATGACTATCAGGAAGTCATCGGCGAATTTGCAAACATTGCCGACTTGATTTTGATTCTTTTCGATCCTCATAAGGCGGGAACTATCAGAGAAACTTACGAGAGTCTTAGGAAGACAATTCCTAAGTCTACCTATGAAGATCGGGTTTTATTTGTTCTAAACCGGGTGGATGAGTGTGAAAACCTCAACGATCTGCTTCGCGTTTATGGGACTTTATGCTGGAATCTATCTCAGATGACGGGGCGAAAGGATATTCCCCACATTCACTTCACCTACTCCAGTGAGAACGCGAATCCACCAGAGTTTCTAGGGTTGTTGCAAAACCAAAGAGCCGAGCTGAAACAGAATATTTTGAAAGCTCCCAAACACCGCCTTGATCATCTTGCAACCTATATTGAAGATCACAGTGAAAAGCTGAGCCACTTTTTAGAAGCAATCATTCAGTACGGGCGCAAGAAGAGGTTGCTCATGCTTCAACTAACTCTCCTTGGCTTATTGGTTTCGGGGTTGTTTGGAGGGTTGGTTTTTTGGTTGCTTTCCTCGTCTGATTTGAGCGCGAGTCTATCTCGGGAAGCCATCCCGTTTTTAGGATCAGGGGCAGCCTTGGTAAGCTTGATTGCATGGGTTGTGGTCGTGGAAATGTTCTTTGTGAAGCGTTTCTATCGAGCAACCTTAGCTGATCCAGAGGACTTAACGCCGCTCTATGATCAACATCGTCGGGATAATTGGGAGCGGGTTGAAGACAGGGTCAAGGCTTACTTAGAAAAGTCACGGGGGAAAGTCTCGCTTTTTGCCTTGCAACGTGATTTTCGCAGCATCCGGCGCTCAGCAAAAAAAGCGGCCAAGGATGTACGGGCTGCCTTAACGGAGTATAATGGTCTTAAGGCCAATGGTGAAACATTGGTTCTAAGCTCCTCCGATGAGACTTGA
- a CDS encoding endonuclease/exonuclease/phosphatase family protein — MLWFVQLAGLLHRKLPVFAGSLALLVMTLLGQGGRYHWFLDLFSHFATQYFILSILAIGLLLAKGRRGQAVLPASTACLILVFWWVGERRFVRTADTEGSKLSVLAINVLGRNHDSESVRDLIQKQDADLVMMVEINHRWDRETTSLASIYPYRFTHLRSDNFGFKVLSKHKISNKEVLHHSHLKLPSAKFKLEWQGRELLILGAHTMPAMSHSHWLARNQHLESLAEELRQAEVPAILVGDLNITPWSPVFQNIFQGFSFDFTEALQTPTWPDFMPLLWIPIDLLVATPEVSWVSRRIAEPSDIGSDHRPAYHVIKVP, encoded by the coding sequence TTGCTTTGGTTTGTACAGCTTGCTGGCTTGCTTCACCGCAAGCTACCAGTGTTTGCTGGGAGTCTTGCCCTTTTGGTCATGACCCTCCTCGGTCAGGGAGGACGCTACCATTGGTTCCTAGATCTATTCAGTCATTTCGCAACGCAGTATTTCATCCTATCCATACTAGCAATAGGCTTATTGCTGGCCAAAGGGCGTCGCGGGCAAGCTGTCTTGCCAGCATCGACCGCATGCCTGATCTTGGTCTTTTGGTGGGTAGGAGAGAGACGGTTTGTAAGAACAGCTGATACCGAGGGATCGAAGCTTTCAGTTTTAGCCATTAACGTCCTTGGAAGAAATCACGACTCGGAAAGTGTTCGTGACTTGATTCAGAAGCAGGATGCTGATCTCGTGATGATGGTCGAGATCAACCATCGTTGGGACAGAGAAACGACGTCATTGGCTAGCATCTACCCCTATCGCTTCACTCATCTGCGCAGTGATAACTTTGGCTTTAAAGTGCTTAGTAAGCATAAGATTAGTAACAAGGAAGTTTTGCACCACAGCCATCTCAAGCTGCCTAGTGCTAAATTTAAATTGGAGTGGCAAGGCCGCGAGCTTCTTATTCTGGGAGCCCACACCATGCCTGCGATGAGTCACAGTCATTGGCTAGCGCGCAACCAGCATCTTGAAAGTCTGGCTGAAGAGTTGAGGCAGGCAGAAGTTCCCGCAATTTTGGTGGGGGATCTGAATATCACCCCATGGTCGCCGGTCTTTCAAAACATATTCCAAGGCTTTAGTTTCGATTTTACCGAAGCTCTGCAAACACCTACCTGGCCAGATTTTATGCCTTTATTATGGATCCCTATTGATCTCTTAGTCGCAACACCCGAGGTATCTTGGGTCAGCCGGAGGATTGCCGAGCCATCGGACATTGGCTCAGACCACCGGCCTGCATATCATGTGATTAAGGTGCCGTAA